A segment of the Bacillus sp. es.034 genome:
ACAAAGAGCTTTCCTATTAATGTCCGACGGCTTTATCAAGTCCGCCAGGCTGATTGTGAACAGCCAGCCTGTTCACAAGTTTATTGCTTTCTTCATTCAATCCGATCAAGGTGACCTTCACACCGTTCTGGTGATATTTGATGACCACTTTATCGATGGCCCCTACAGCTGAGTCATCCCAAAGATGCGCATCTGTAAGATCCAATGTCACTTCTTTCACCTGTTCCGTGAAATCAAATGATTCAACGAACTCCGTTACGGAAGCAAAGAATAATTGACCCGAAACCCGATATACCTTTTTATGCGGTTGATCGGTGGATAGCGCCGTAATCTTCACTTTCGAAATCTTGGAGGCAAAGAATATGGCACTTAAGATGATTCCAACCAGAACCCCTTTTGATAGATCATGTGTCACGAGCACCGTAATGACCGTCGCCAACATCACGACGGTATCTGATAAGGGCGTCTTATGAATATTCTTAATGGATGACCAATCGAAAGTCCCGATGGAAACCATGAACATCACACCGACAAGCGCAGCCATTGGAATAGTGACAAGGAAGTCGTTCAATAACAGGATCAGGATCATCAAGAATACACCTGCTACCAATGTAGACAAACGTCCTCTTCCGCCTGATTTCACGTTAATGACCGATTGACCGATCATGGCACACCCTGCCATCCCGCCAAAGAAAGCAGAAACGATATTCGCAACCCCTTGTCCCTTTGCTTCCTGGTTCTTATCACTTGTTGTATCCGTCATATCATCCACAATGGAGGCGGTCAATAAGGATTCAACTAATCCGACAATCGCAATGGAAAGCGAATAAGGAAAAATGATCTGCAAGGTTTCAAAGGTAAACGGAATATCCGGGATCAAGAAGATCGGTAAAGACTGAGTCAGCTGCCCCATGTCACCCACGGTCCGCACATCACTATTCATCAAAACAGCAATCACTGTGATGGCAATGATGGCAACCAAAGGAGATGGAACTGCTTTGGTGAAGCGCGGGAGAATATAAATAATCGCCAACGCACCGGCAACCATCGCATACATCACCCATGACTCCCCTACAAAGTGTGGCAGTTGCGCCGTAAAGATCAGGATAGCCAATGCATTCACAAATCCGATCATGACGGAACGGGGAACAAACTTCATTAATCGTCCTAACTTACATACACCCATAATAATCTGAATGACACCCGTCAGAATGGTGGCGGCCAGTAAATACTGCAGCCCGTGATCGGCCACAAGGTTTACCATCACCAAGGCTGTCGCACCGGTCGCAGCGGATATCATACCGGGGCGCCCACCTACAAAAGCAATGACCACGGCAATACAGAAGGAAGCGTACAATCCGACCATCGGATCGACACCGGCAATGATCGAGAACGCAATCGCCTCGGGAATCAAAGCCATGGCTACAACCGTTCCTGCC
Coding sequences within it:
- a CDS encoding SulP family inorganic anion transporter, translated to MNLSTIKSQWFGNIRGDVLAGTVVAMALIPEAIAFSIIAGVDPMVGLYASFCIAVVIAFVGGRPGMISAATGATALVMVNLVADHGLQYLLAATILTGVIQIIMGVCKLGRLMKFVPRSVMIGFVNALAILIFTAQLPHFVGESWVMYAMVAGALAIIYILPRFTKAVPSPLVAIIAITVIAVLMNSDVRTVGDMGQLTQSLPIFLIPDIPFTFETLQIIFPYSLSIAIVGLVESLLTASIVDDMTDTTSDKNQEAKGQGVANIVSAFFGGMAGCAMIGQSVINVKSGGRGRLSTLVAGVFLMILILLLNDFLVTIPMAALVGVMFMVSIGTFDWSSIKNIHKTPLSDTVVMLATVITVLVTHDLSKGVLVGIILSAIFFASKISKVKITALSTDQPHKKVYRVSGQLFFASVTEFVESFDFTEQVKEVTLDLTDAHLWDDSAVGAIDKVVIKYHQNGVKVTLIGLNEESNKLVNRLAVHNQPGGLDKAVGH